A genomic segment from uncultured Alistipes sp. encodes:
- a CDS encoding TonB-dependent receptor yields the protein MCRIFLLLFLPMMFVDAMAAEDDPDPSQVKGKILNSQGQPLTAVTVTVEGSTTGTLSDSEGYYVINASPGQVLVFRFLGFITQKLEVPKSLSLDVVLKEDVQEIEELVVVGMGQQARASVIGAVTTVNVNDLKVPSRSLTNALAGRMAGVVAVQRSGEPGYDNSSFWIRGLSTFGSNQSPLVLVDGVERDMANINPEEIESVSILKDASATAVYGVRAANGVVVITTRRGTVSKKPNIDLKMEYGISTLTRVPKLLGGVDYMRLYNEAAGSQVYSEEVIEATRLQTDPYLYPDVNWLDEIYKKTSSNHQITLNVTGGGEVARYFVSFGNMGELGNYHEDPQNEYSSNIKVQRYNFRTNVDVSITKSTRLDIELGGYVIDGHYPGVSNSDLYEKVYVANPVSLPVRYPMGVNKDGSTHYVWAGVRSGTVQNPAERLMGSGYTSEYKNQLLGQVRLTQDFGELFEPLKGLKANVAFSFDTYNETKINRTKMESYYLANGRNPETNELELVQTYIGNEYMGYGKSLYSDRAMEFKGQINYDRKFGDVHNVGLMAMYYQRDYRKSADDAISSLPYRKQGLAFRATYNYDLRYFLEFNLGYNGSENFPKGERFGVFPAGAVGYLISEEDFWKQSRISNVISMLKFKGSVGLVGSEALPNNQRYAYLTLVGAGLGGYSFGSDPVGYSGTGENREGVVGLTWEKGLKANAGFQAEFFRKLTLEVDYFHERRTDILVQRTSLPDIVGINSQPFANIGEMSNWGIDGTMEFQHTFRDFSLRAYANATFARNRVVFQDEPAWKYSYQNRTGKKYNQPFGLIALGYFTSEEEIAASPTQTFGQVRPGDVKYLDVNGDGVIDSYDEVAIGYPTIPELTYGFGLQVGFKGIDIGVFFRGQALVSYMLGGEGFVPFQEGGDRGNLFVEALDRWTVDNPRQDAFYPRLSIGNTENNYRSSTKWQYDGSFLRLSDLEIGYNFPKKVLKALHMQGLRVYFHGSNLALFSKFKMWDPELGKGRGDAYPMQRKFNFGIKVNF from the coding sequence ATGTGCAGAATATTTCTGCTGCTGTTCCTGCCGATGATGTTCGTCGATGCGATGGCCGCAGAAGATGATCCTGACCCGTCTCAGGTGAAAGGAAAGATTCTGAACAGTCAGGGACAACCTCTGACGGCGGTAACGGTAACCGTCGAGGGATCAACCACCGGGACCTTGTCTGATTCGGAGGGATATTATGTGATCAATGCCTCCCCCGGTCAGGTGTTGGTTTTCCGTTTCCTTGGCTTTATCACCCAGAAGTTGGAAGTCCCCAAGAGCTTGTCTCTTGACGTGGTGTTGAAGGAGGATGTCCAGGAAATCGAGGAGCTGGTCGTAGTCGGTATGGGACAGCAGGCGAGGGCCAGCGTCATCGGAGCCGTCACCACGGTGAATGTCAACGATCTGAAGGTTCCGTCGAGATCCCTGACCAATGCTCTGGCCGGACGTATGGCCGGTGTTGTCGCCGTGCAGCGTTCCGGAGAGCCCGGTTATGACAACTCATCGTTCTGGATCCGTGGTCTGTCGACTTTCGGCAGCAACCAGTCGCCGCTGGTTCTGGTGGACGGCGTGGAGCGCGACATGGCGAATATCAACCCGGAGGAGATCGAAAGTGTCTCCATCCTCAAGGACGCCTCGGCTACCGCGGTCTATGGAGTGCGGGCAGCCAATGGCGTGGTGGTGATCACGACGCGCCGGGGTACGGTTTCCAAGAAGCCCAACATCGACCTTAAAATGGAATATGGAATCAGCACGCTGACCCGGGTCCCGAAACTGCTCGGAGGCGTAGATTACATGAGGCTGTATAATGAGGCCGCGGGCAGCCAGGTTTATTCGGAAGAGGTGATCGAGGCTACCCGGCTGCAAACCGACCCCTATCTGTATCCGGATGTAAACTGGCTGGACGAGATCTATAAAAAGACATCGAGCAACCATCAGATCACACTGAACGTCACCGGCGGAGGCGAAGTCGCGCGCTATTTCGTATCGTTCGGCAACATGGGCGAGTTGGGCAACTACCATGAGGATCCGCAGAACGAATACTCGTCGAACATCAAGGTGCAACGTTACAATTTCCGCACGAATGTCGATGTTTCGATCACCAAGTCGACACGGCTCGACATCGAGTTGGGCGGTTACGTGATCGACGGGCACTATCCGGGCGTATCGAACTCCGACCTCTATGAAAAGGTCTATGTGGCGAACCCTGTTTCGCTGCCGGTTCGCTATCCGATGGGTGTCAACAAGGACGGGAGCACGCATTATGTATGGGCTGGCGTCCGGTCGGGTACGGTACAGAACCCGGCGGAACGGCTTATGGGTTCGGGATACACCTCCGAGTACAAGAACCAGTTGCTGGGACAGGTCCGGCTGACCCAGGATTTCGGAGAGCTCTTCGAACCGCTCAAGGGGCTCAAGGCAAACGTGGCCTTCTCGTTCGACACCTATAACGAAACCAAGATCAACCGGACGAAAATGGAGTCCTACTACCTGGCCAACGGACGCAATCCGGAGACCAATGAACTGGAACTGGTGCAGACCTATATCGGCAATGAATACATGGGCTATGGCAAAAGCCTCTACAGCGACCGGGCCATGGAGTTCAAAGGGCAGATCAACTATGACCGGAAATTCGGTGACGTGCACAACGTGGGGCTGATGGCCATGTACTATCAGCGCGATTACCGGAAAAGTGCAGACGATGCGATTTCGTCGCTGCCTTACCGCAAGCAAGGTCTGGCGTTCCGTGCAACCTACAACTACGACCTGCGTTATTTCCTCGAATTCAATCTGGGATACAACGGTTCGGAGAACTTTCCGAAAGGCGAACGCTTCGGTGTCTTCCCGGCTGGTGCCGTGGGCTACCTGATCTCCGAGGAGGATTTCTGGAAGCAAAGCCGGATCTCAAACGTTATCTCGATGCTGAAATTCAAGGGGTCCGTGGGTCTCGTGGGTTCCGAAGCCCTGCCCAATAATCAGCGTTACGCCTATCTGACCCTTGTCGGAGCCGGCTTGGGCGGCTACAGCTTCGGGTCCGACCCCGTGGGGTATTCCGGAACGGGCGAGAACCGTGAAGGCGTTGTCGGCCTGACGTGGGAAAAAGGTTTGAAAGCAAACGCGGGATTCCAGGCTGAATTCTTCCGGAAACTGACCCTGGAGGTGGACTATTTCCATGAGCGGCGTACCGATATTCTGGTACAACGCACATCTCTGCCAGACATTGTGGGTATCAACAGCCAGCCTTTTGCCAACATCGGCGAAATGTCCAACTGGGGTATTGACGGGACCATGGAGTTCCAGCATACGTTCCGCGACTTCTCCTTGCGGGCCTATGCCAATGCGACCTTTGCGCGCAACCGGGTGGTCTTCCAGGACGAACCGGCCTGGAAATACTCCTACCAGAACCGGACGGGAAAGAAATACAATCAGCCCTTCGGCCTTATTGCGCTGGGCTATTTCACCAGTGAGGAGGAGATCGCCGCCAGTCCTACCCAGACTTTCGGCCAGGTGCGTCCCGGTGATGTGAAATACCTGGATGTCAACGGCGATGGCGTGATCGACTCGTATGACGAGGTTGCCATCGGCTATCCGACGATTCCTGAACTTACCTACGGGTTCGGCCTGCAGGTCGGGTTCAAGGGAATCGACATCGGCGTCTTCTTCCGAGGGCAGGCGCTCGTCAGCTACATGCTCGGCGGTGAGGGATTCGTTCCGTTCCAGGAGGGTGGAGACCGAGGCAACCTCTTCGTCGAGGCCCTGGATCGCTGGACCGTCGACAATCCGCGTCAGGATGCTTTTTATCCGCGTCTGAGCATCGGAAACACCGAGAACAACTATCGTTCCTCGACGAAATGGCAGTACGACGGCAGCTTCCTCCGGCTTTCCGATCTCGAAATCGGATACAATTTCCCGAAAAAAGTTCTCAAAGCGCTCCACATGCAGGGATTGCGTGTCTATTTCCACGGTTCCAACCTTGCGTTGTTCTCGAAGTTCAAAATGTGGGATCCCGAACTTGGCAAGGGACGGGGCGACGCCTATCCGATGCAGCGAAAATTCAATTTCGGTATAAAAGTGAATTTCTAA
- a CDS encoding calcineurin-like phosphoesterase family protein: MRTLVLLMFLLTSFAGCSAGTSEDTEVPGGSGSGGGNDQLADIEVEEGKNLVGKVKYEDGTPAVGVVVSDGYSCTQTDGEGVYQLTRNKNARNVIISYPADCKIEVKENQIPDFFRAIDNSQTKVLREDFTLTRLEGGVPESFLFYPIGDPQIKTRQQMTRFVNEILLDLNDNVSEETLPAFAITLGDVCDWNPEMFEEVATVFSNLDIPCFHVIGNHDRDWREADESSDYNYYISTLRSFEKYYTPVNYSFNYGHAHFVILDDIQDGPDGYEVDLNDDEIEWLRQDLSYVPKDKLLIVCAHGPIRNRASFTKRAALMSLISQYETRIFSGHTHTNFHLSHNDYGGIQEHVVGAACGMYWYSSICIDGTPLGYAKYLVEGATIKNGIYKAGGYDEQMQARLYDQTRFTGWNNDPELRQYVYCNVWNSTPEWTVELYEDGEFSAKMERWNGYDYSINDWIYTIWEPDYQPEPVTTDHQYRVKPKSMNSKKSLKITDSYGQVFWIDRVTTNYNAYYAPAN; encoded by the coding sequence ATGCGAACATTAGTGTTGTTGATGTTTTTGCTGACATCGTTTGCAGGTTGTTCTGCCGGAACCTCGGAAGATACCGAGGTCCCGGGTGGCAGCGGAAGCGGTGGCGGAAATGACCAGCTGGCGGATATCGAAGTCGAGGAAGGCAAGAATCTTGTCGGAAAGGTCAAATATGAGGACGGTACACCGGCCGTCGGAGTCGTGGTGTCGGACGGGTACTCTTGTACCCAGACCGACGGAGAGGGCGTTTACCAGCTCACGCGAAACAAAAATGCGCGTAATGTCATCATCAGCTATCCGGCAGATTGCAAAATCGAGGTCAAGGAGAACCAGATCCCGGATTTCTTCCGGGCCATCGATAACAGTCAGACCAAGGTGCTCCGCGAGGATTTTACGCTGACGCGCCTGGAGGGTGGCGTCCCCGAATCATTCCTGTTCTATCCCATCGGCGACCCGCAGATCAAGACCCGGCAGCAGATGACACGCTTTGTCAACGAGATCCTGCTCGACCTGAACGACAACGTATCGGAGGAGACCCTGCCGGCCTTTGCCATCACGCTGGGTGACGTCTGCGACTGGAATCCGGAAATGTTCGAAGAGGTCGCGACGGTCTTCTCGAATCTGGACATCCCCTGCTTCCATGTGATCGGGAACCACGACCGCGATTGGCGTGAGGCCGATGAATCCAGCGATTACAACTATTACATAAGCACGCTGCGATCGTTCGAAAAATACTATACACCGGTGAACTACTCGTTTAACTACGGGCATGCGCACTTCGTGATTCTGGATGATATTCAGGACGGCCCGGACGGCTACGAGGTCGACCTGAACGATGACGAGATCGAATGGCTGCGTCAGGACCTGTCGTATGTTCCTAAGGACAAACTGCTGATCGTGTGTGCGCACGGGCCGATACGGAACCGGGCTTCGTTCACCAAGCGTGCGGCGCTGATGTCCCTGATCTCGCAATACGAGACGCGCATCTTCTCGGGACATACGCATACGAATTTCCACCTTTCCCACAATGACTACGGTGGCATTCAGGAGCATGTGGTCGGAGCCGCCTGCGGCATGTACTGGTACAGTTCGATCTGCATTGACGGGACTCCGCTCGGCTACGCAAAATATCTCGTCGAGGGGGCGACCATCAAGAACGGCATCTATAAAGCGGGCGGCTACGACGAGCAGATGCAGGCTCGTTTGTACGATCAGACCCGGTTCACGGGTTGGAACAACGATCCGGAACTGCGGCAATACGTCTACTGCAACGTGTGGAACAGTACGCCGGAGTGGACGGTGGAGTTGTATGAGGATGGTGAGTTCTCGGCCAAGATGGAACGGTGGAATGGTTACGACTACTCCATCAACGACTGGATATACACCATTTGGGAACCCGACTACCAACCCGAACCTGTGACAACAGACCACCAGTATCGGGTGAAACCCAAAAGCATGAACTCCAAGAAAAGCCTGAAGATCACTGATTCCTACGGTCAGGTTTTCTGGATCGACCGCGTTACGACGAATTACAATGCATATTATGCTCCGGCAAACTGA
- a CDS encoding fibronectin type III domain-containing protein, with amino-acid sequence MKKSRLFFIALLSGLVFSSCEKDAADESGSKLPVPQNVAADAVSQTSVRLTWTTSDPASVASYTVAYAEADVRNFYEKECFETETLISGLESQTEYVFRVRANSSGAVENNSDWSVEVTLSTLAPVVPDMPLNMRVVTDEVSSTRIGLAWDASSGASKYFVSYKMEDDDEFTEIETDLTEIVIDKLDVETQYIVKVRAWSEVGFSDFTPELSVSTLSRSEGIFNAEDLVAFAAGVADGGEWQNESGQVVIRRDIDMSGVEWIPMPEFTGVLDGTGKTITNLVCQNDGVHVGLIGVLKGTVSNLTLGEGCSFESVRNTVAQNVDEIIKTGAFAAVIEGGGKLQNCTSGATVKAGLGCVYIGGLIGLSHSEDDSTIEISSCTYTGSLTLSGGNWVRDTYPSLNIGGIVGSAETGTTVTGCHNQGTIQSNNTASAASNRMEIYTGGIAGHGIEATFVSCTNDEAGQIIILTNPHYSRVGGIVGYTQGVSMTDCDNYGSLSLVASNDAGSEYEAGGIIGRNLDGAKLLLTGCRNHADMTAEAPNEAGKPISIAGVIGYIRFNGDSFEVSDCHNEGDLNVAASKSTSRFGGIVGAIEGSAQGVVENCTNQGNLTANMTTNSALHTGGIVGANMSGTSTVRNCSNSGNIDILSTRKAYGGGIIGEAQNGSTIENCTNSGYVRALYNAGDVCHIGGIASRTYRGATIRGCVNEGDIIYGGGNPEIGADKAGGFGGIVGYLDKSPAIVDGCTNTGTILGDAGGLGKKGAICGWASPDGPTTIQNCTVQGRIGNYDASAEDLGVAAAQAITAENYENYIYGAKISEVTVSGNVYSK; translated from the coding sequence ATGAAAAAATCTCGCTTATTTTTCATCGCTTTGCTATCTGGTTTGGTTTTCTCATCTTGTGAAAAAGATGCTGCGGACGAGAGTGGATCGAAACTTCCCGTTCCCCAGAATGTGGCGGCGGATGCCGTCTCCCAGACTTCGGTACGTCTGACCTGGACGACGAGTGATCCGGCTTCCGTGGCCAGCTATACCGTGGCCTATGCCGAAGCCGATGTGCGTAATTTTTACGAAAAGGAGTGCTTCGAAACGGAAACCTTGATTTCCGGCCTTGAGTCACAGACTGAATACGTGTTTAGGGTAAGAGCCAATTCTTCGGGAGCCGTAGAGAACAATTCGGACTGGAGTGTTGAAGTGACGCTCTCAACGTTGGCTCCGGTCGTGCCGGATATGCCGCTCAACATGAGGGTCGTAACGGACGAAGTCTCGTCGACGCGGATCGGCCTGGCATGGGATGCTTCGTCGGGTGCTTCCAAATACTTCGTCTCCTATAAGATGGAGGATGACGACGAGTTCACTGAGATTGAAACCGATTTGACTGAGATCGTCATTGACAAACTGGACGTTGAAACCCAATATATTGTCAAGGTCCGGGCCTGGTCGGAAGTAGGCTTCTCGGACTTCACGCCGGAACTCTCCGTTTCCACCCTTTCCCGTTCGGAAGGTATTTTCAATGCCGAAGATCTCGTGGCTTTTGCCGCGGGAGTTGCCGATGGCGGCGAATGGCAGAACGAATCGGGACAAGTGGTAATTCGCCGCGATATTGACATGAGCGGAGTCGAGTGGATACCGATGCCGGAATTTACGGGCGTGCTCGACGGTACGGGCAAGACAATCACAAACCTCGTTTGCCAAAACGACGGCGTGCACGTCGGGCTGATCGGCGTGCTGAAGGGAACGGTCAGCAACCTCACGCTGGGGGAGGGTTGTTCTTTCGAGTCCGTGCGCAACACGGTCGCCCAGAATGTGGACGAAATCATCAAGACGGGCGCCTTCGCAGCCGTCATCGAGGGGGGGGGAAAGTTGCAGAACTGCACTTCCGGAGCCACGGTAAAGGCCGGCCTGGGTTGCGTCTACATCGGCGGACTGATCGGGTTGAGCCACAGCGAAGATGACAGCACCATCGAAATCAGCTCCTGCACCTATACCGGATCACTCACCCTTTCGGGAGGCAACTGGGTCCGGGACACATATCCGAGTCTTAACATCGGTGGCATAGTCGGCTCGGCCGAAACGGGTACGACCGTAACCGGCTGCCACAATCAAGGTACGATCCAAAGCAACAATACGGCCTCGGCCGCTTCGAACCGCATGGAGATCTATACCGGCGGTATCGCGGGCCATGGCATCGAAGCGACATTCGTTTCGTGCACCAACGACGAGGCCGGGCAGATCATCATCCTCACCAATCCCCACTATTCGCGCGTCGGCGGCATCGTCGGGTACACGCAGGGCGTGTCGATGACCGATTGTGACAACTACGGCTCGCTCTCCCTGGTGGCATCCAATGATGCCGGTTCGGAATATGAGGCCGGAGGAATTATCGGCCGGAATCTTGACGGTGCGAAACTGTTGCTGACAGGTTGCCGCAACCATGCAGACATGACAGCCGAAGCGCCCAACGAGGCCGGCAAACCGATCTCGATTGCCGGTGTCATCGGATACATCAGATTCAACGGGGATTCGTTTGAAGTCTCCGACTGCCACAACGAGGGCGACCTCAATGTAGCGGCGTCGAAGAGCACCTCGCGGTTCGGCGGCATTGTAGGCGCCATCGAGGGGTCAGCCCAAGGTGTGGTCGAGAACTGTACGAACCAGGGCAACCTTACCGCGAACATGACAACGAATTCAGCATTGCATACGGGCGGAATCGTCGGGGCCAACATGTCGGGCACATCGACCGTACGCAACTGCTCGAACTCCGGGAACATCGACATCCTGAGCACGCGCAAGGCCTACGGCGGCGGTATCATCGGCGAAGCCCAGAACGGCAGTACGATCGAAAACTGCACGAATAGCGGATATGTCCGTGCGCTTTACAATGCGGGAGATGTCTGCCATATCGGCGGCATCGCCTCCCGGACCTACCGCGGTGCAACGATCCGCGGATGCGTCAACGAGGGCGACATCATCTACGGCGGCGGGAATCCCGAGATCGGAGCCGACAAGGCCGGAGGTTTCGGCGGAATCGTCGGGTATCTCGACAAATCCCCGGCGATCGTCGACGGCTGCACCAATACCGGGACCATTTTGGGTGACGCGGGCGGTTTGGGCAAAAAGGGCGCAATCTGCGGATGGGCATCGCCCGACGGCCCCACAACCATCCAGAACTGTACCGTACAGGGCCGCATAGGCAACTACGACGCTTCGGCAGAGGATCTGGGCGTTGCTGCGGCACAGGCTATTACGGCCGAAAACTACGAAAACTACATCTACGGTGCCAAAATCAGCGAAGTGACCGTATCGGGCAACGTCTATTCGAAGTGA
- a CDS encoding endonuclease/exonuclease/phosphatase family protein, with product MKRVLSLLIIIFVGQVAWGQHFHVGSYNIRNANKADEQRGNGWRFRCPGICDMIAYEDFDLIGMQEVLKTQLDDLLRSLSDDYAYVGCGRNDGKMEGEYAPILYRKERFKLLDSGIFWLSSTPDTPSVGWDAKYPRICTWIQLQDRTSGKKLFFLNTHFDHVGKQARIESARMIVNWIKERQARNRHAVFILSGDFNVDQRSPSYQELTKGSVLKDSYTVAGVRMAQTGTFNGFDVHCWTDKRIDHILVSDNIDVLRYGLLTNLYWKTDNAGKCDVRLMSDHFPVSVYLQIP from the coding sequence ATGAAACGAGTTCTGAGTCTACTTATTATTATTTTTGTGGGTCAAGTCGCTTGGGGACAGCATTTCCATGTTGGATCGTACAACATCCGAAATGCAAACAAAGCCGATGAGCAGCGCGGAAACGGATGGAGGTTCCGGTGCCCGGGGATTTGTGACATGATCGCTTACGAGGACTTTGACCTGATAGGCATGCAGGAGGTGCTCAAAACCCAACTCGACGATTTGTTGCGGAGTCTTTCGGATGACTATGCCTATGTGGGGTGCGGACGCAACGATGGAAAAATGGAGGGTGAATATGCCCCCATCCTCTACAGAAAAGAACGGTTCAAACTGTTGGATTCCGGGATTTTCTGGCTCTCTTCGACACCCGATACTCCGAGTGTCGGGTGGGACGCGAAGTATCCGCGCATCTGCACCTGGATACAACTTCAGGACCGTACATCCGGGAAAAAACTCTTTTTTCTGAATACCCATTTCGATCATGTCGGCAAACAGGCCCGGATCGAAAGTGCCAGGATGATTGTGAACTGGATTAAGGAACGTCAGGCGCGGAATCGTCATGCCGTCTTCATCCTCTCCGGCGATTTCAATGTCGACCAGCGGAGTCCGAGTTACCAGGAACTCACCAAAGGCAGCGTGCTGAAGGACTCCTACACGGTGGCTGGTGTCCGCATGGCCCAAACCGGCACGTTCAACGGTTTCGACGTACACTGTTGGACCGACAAGCGAATAGACCATATTCTGGTTTCGGACAACATTGACGTGCTTCGCTACGGGCTATTGACGAATCTGTATTGGAAGACGGACAATGCGGGGAAATGCGATGTCAGACTTATGTCCGATCACTTTCCGGTGAGTGTGTATCTGCAAATCCCGTAG